The genomic DNA CGCCGTCGTGCCACATGCGCACACCGTCGTTCTCGAACACGGTCGTGCCCTGGTCGAACGACTCGCCAAGCACCGGATCCGGGAAACGCTGGCGTCCGTAGACGGCGAGCGTCGAACGTGGCACCACCGCGTCCCGGCCCGGGCTGTAGCTGCCCTCGGCCGAATGCACGCCTTCGCGCCCGTCCAGCACCCACGCCGGCAGCGGGGCATCACTCATGGCCCTGCCGGCGGCGATGTCGTCGGCGATCCACTGCGCGACCTGCGTCCAACCCGCGGCCTGCCAGGTCTCGAACGGCCCGAGCGACCAGCCGTAGCCCCAGCGGATCGCCAGGTCGACGTCACGCGCGGTCTCGGCAATATCGGCCAGGTGGTAGGCGCTGTAGTGGAACAGGTCGCGGAACACCGCCCACAGGAAGCGCGCCTGCGGGTGCTGGCTTTCGCGCAGCTTCGCGAACTTCTCCGCGGGGTTCCGGGTCTTCAGGATCTCGACCACCTCGTCGGCCGCCTTGCGGTCGGCCGGGCGGTAGTCCTGTTGCCCGAGGTCCAGGACGTGGATGTCCTTGCCGATCTTGCGGAAGATGCCGGCACCGGCCTTCTGGCCCAGCGCACCCTTTCCGATCAGTGCCTGCAGCCAGTCCGGCGCCTGGAAATAGCGGTGCCACGGGTCGTCCGGCAGGGTGTCGGCCATGGTCCGGATCACGTGGGCCATGGTGTCGAGGCCGACCACGTCGGAGGTGCGGTAGGTCGCCGACTTCGGGCGGCCGACCAGCGGTCCCGTCAGCGCGTCCACCTCGTCGAAGCCGAGGCCGGCTTCGCGGGTGTGGTGGATCGTCGCCAGGATCGAGAACACGCCGATCCGGTTGCCGATGAAGTTCGGCGTGTCCTTGGCATACACCACGCCCTTGCCGAGCTGGGTCGTCAGGAAGGTTTCCAGGCCTTCCAGCACCGAGGCGTCGGTGGTGTTCGCCGGGATCAGTTCGGCCAGGTGCATGTAGCGCGGCGGGTTGAAGAAGTGCACGCCGCAGAAGCGGTGGCGAAGCTGCTCCGGCAGCACATCGGCCAGCGCGTTGATGCCCAGGCCCGAGGTGTTGGACGCCAGCACCGCGTGGTCGGCCACGAACGGCGCGATCTTCCGGTACAGGTCCTGCTTCCAGTCCATCCGTTCCGCGATCGCTTCGATCACCAGGTCGCACCCGCGCAGTTGCTCAAGCCCGGTGTCGTAGTTGGCCGGCGTGATCGCCGCAGCCAGTGCCTTGCTCGCGAGCGGGGCAGGGCTGAGCTTGCCGAGGTTGGCGATCGCCTTCAGCACCACGCCGTCGGCAGGACCTTCCTTGGCTGGCAGGTCGAACAGCACCGTATCGATGCCCGCGTTGGTCAGGTGGGCGGCGATCTGGGCGCCCATGACGCCGGCACCCAGCACCGCTGCGCGACGGACAAGCAGTTTCTCAGACATTGTTCCCAACTCCTTGATATGTAACGGTAGCGACGCACGGTGGAGACCGGGCGCCGGTGCGGTCAGCTGCGAAAACCTGCGGCGGCGAAGCAGATCAGCTCCGCGGCGGCGCGGCGTCGATGGGTGTCCTCGTCCACCCCGGGCGGGCGGCGGATCAGGCCGAAGTCGGCCATGGCATAGGTGAGCGCGCCGCCGAGGAAGTCCAGTCGCCAGTAGAGCTGCGCCTTGGCCAGTCCCGGCACGCACTCGGCAATCGCACGGGCGAATTCGCGCTGTACATGCCCGTAGCGCTCGGACAGGAAGCCGCGCAGCCCATCGTTCTGCTCGGCGTATGCCCGGGCGATCACCCGGATGAACGCACCACCCCCGTTGCGGCCGGCCGCCAGGGCCAACGCTGGTTCGACGAATGCGGCAAGGATCGCCTCCAGCTCGCCGGGGCGGTCGCGCCGCGCGTCTTCGAGCATCGACAGGCGATGGCCGCTCATCTCGTCCATCCGGCGGCGGAAGACCTCGTTGACGAGGTTCTCCTTGCTCCCGAAGTGGTAGTTCACCGCCGCAATATTGACGTCGGCGCGGCTGGTGACCTGGCGGAGGGAGGTCGCGCCAAACCCTTGCTGGGCGAAGAGTTCTTCCGCCGCGCCGAGGATGCGTTCCTTGGTCGAGAACTGGGTGGACATGGGCTCACATGATCAAACGCTTGTTTGGATGTTAGGTGCCAGCCTGTCCAGCGGTCAAACGCGGGGCGCCGACGCGGCAGGGCAGCTACTAATGCAGGTGCTTTTCGGCTAGAATCCGCCACAGCCAGATCGGCTAAACCCGCGCGCTGACGCGGGTTTTTCCATGAAACCCAATTTACGGTCGCCGTTCGCGCGACCCTTATCCCCGGAGATCGTCCATGGCGCTGGAGCGCACCCTGTCCATCATCAAGCCCGATGCCGTCGCCAAGAACGTCATCGGCGAGATCTACAGCCGTTTCGAGAAGGCCGGCCTCAAGGTCATCGCCTCGCGCATGACCCAGCTGTCGCGCAAGGAAGCCGAGGGCTTCTACGCCGTGCACCGCGAGCGCCCGTTCTTCAACGCGCTGGTGGAGTTCATGATCTCCGGCCCGGTGATGATCCAGGTGCTCGAGGGCGAGGGCGCGATCGCCAGGAACCGAGAGCTGATGGGCGCGACCAACCCGAAGGAAGCCGCAGCCGGCACGATCCGCGCCGACTTCGCCGACTCCATCGACGCCAACGCCGTGCACGGTTCGGATGCCGCGGAGACCGCGGCGGTCGAGATCGCCTACTTCTTCGCATCGACCGACGTCCACGCGCGTTGAGTTGCACCGCCACGGACTGCGCGGCCTCCAGCCGCATGGTCCGTGGCAACACCCCGCTTACGAATTCTGGAATCCAGTGACCGACTCCGCCACCAGGCAGAACCTCCTCGAGCTCGACCGCGAAGGGCTCGAGCTCTTCTTCGTCGAGACCCTCGGCGAGAAGCGCTTCCGTGCGCATCAGGTCATGAAGTGGATCCACCACCGGCACGTGACCACGTTCGAGGAGATGACCGACCTCGGCAAGGCGCTGCGCACCAAGCTCGAGACGCATTCCGAGATCCGCGTACCGGCGATCCAGTTCGACAAGCCGTCGGTCGATGGCACCCACAAGTGGCTGGTCGGCATGGATGGCAGCAATGCCATCGAGACGGTGTTCATTCCCGACAAGGGCCGCGGCACGCTGTGCGTCTCCTCGCAGGTGGGCTGCGCGCTGAACTGCCAGTTCTGTTCCACGGCCACCCAGGGCTTCAATCGCAACCTGTCGACGGCGGAGATCATCGGCCAGGTGTGGATCGCGGCGCGCCATCTCGGCAACGTGCCGCACAGGCAGCGCAAGCTCACCAACGTCGTGATGATGGGGATGGGCGAGCCGCTGATGAATTTCGACAACGTCGTACGCGCGATGAGCGTGATGCGCGACGACCTCGGCTATGGCCTGGCCAACAAGCGGGTGACGCTGTCCACCGCCGGCCTGGTGCCGATGATCGACCGGCTCGGCGAGGTGAGCGACGTCTCGCTCGCGGTGTCCTTGCACGCGCCCAACGACGAACTGCGCACCCGGCTGGTTCCGCTCAACAAGAAATATCCGATCGCCGAACTGATGGATGCCTGCGTGCGCTACGCGCTGCGCAGGAAGGGTGAGTCGGTCACCTTCGAATACACGCTGATGAAGGGCGTCAACGACCAGCCCGAGCACGCGCGCGAACTGGTGGCGCTGCTGCGCGCGTTCGATCGCGCGGTGCAGATGAAGGACGCGGCGAAGATCAACCTGATCCCGTTCAATCCGTTCCCGGGCACGCGTTACGCGCGGCCGGACGACGAGGTGATCCGCGCGTTCCAGAAGCAGCTCAACAACGCCGGCATGATCGCGCCGGTGCGCCGCACCCGTGGCGACGACATCGATGCCGCGTGTGGCCAGCTCAAGGGCCAGGTCGCGGACCGCACCCGCCGCCAGGCCGAATTCAGGAAGCAGCTGGAAGCACAGGGAAATGCCGATGCGGCCGCCTGAGGCAGTCGTACGCATTTTCTTCCTTGCGGCCGCGGTCGCGCTTGTCGCCACCGGTTGCTCCCGCCTCACCTTCATCAAGGCCGATGCCAGCCGCGGCAAGACCCACCAGGTGGCACCCGACTACAGCTTCCGCACCACCGCCGACGACCGCCGTCGCACCGAGGCCGCCGCGCACGTGGGTCGCGCCGACCGCGCGCTGGTTGCAGGGGAGTTCGACGCCGCCGTGGGTCATGCGCGCGACGCCCTGCGGGTGGATCCGAAGTCCGCCGATGCGCTGACGCTGCTGGCGCTTGTGGAGTCTCGCAGGGGACAGGCCGGCGCCGCGGGGGAGTACTACCGCCGCGCCGCGGACGCGGCGCCCGACAACGGGCTGGTGCTCAACAACTACGGCGCGTGGCTGTGCGGGAACGCACGGGCCGCCGAGGCGATGGTGTATTTCGACCGCGCGATCGCGGACCCGCGTTATGGCCGGGTGGCCGACGCGCTGGCCAACTCCGGCGCCTGCGCGGAGGCCGGCGGGCAACCGGGCAGGGTGGAGCGCGACCTGCGGGTCGCCCTGGATCTGGACCCGGCCAACAGCGTGGCATTGTCAGCAATGGCCGAATACCAGTACCGTAGTGGCCGTTTTCTCGAAGCACGGGCGTTTTCCGAGCGCCGCCTCGCGGCAGCGCCTCCAACACCCGGTGCGCTTCTACTTGCGTCACAGATTGAAACAAGCCTCGGCGACATGGCCGCCGCCGAACGCTATCGTCAGCGCCTGGAAACGGAATTTCCGCGCGCGCTGTCCGAATCATCCGGGGAAAGCAGTCAGCTATGACATCTGCAGCGAATCCAGGCCACTCTGATGGCCACGGGGACCGCCTGCGGGACGCCCGCCAACGTGCCGGCCTGAGCGTGGCCGACGTCGCGTCAAGGATGCGTGTACCCGCACGGGTGGTGGAATCGCTCGAATCGTCCGACTGGAGCAGGCTGGGGGCGCCTGTCTTCATTCGTGGCCAGATCCGCAGCTATGCGCGCGTGCTCGGGGTGCCGGCCGACAGCCTGCTGCCGCCGGAGGCGCAGCAGCCGCTGGAGCCCTCGCGGCTGCAACCGCGCACCTATACCTCCCCGCTGCAGCGCTATGTCGAGCAGGCGGCGCGCAAGGTGGTGTACGTGGTGATCACCGCCGCGATCGCGGTGCCGGTGTGGATGGTCACCCGCCAGCACGTCGACAGCGGTGGCCAGGCCGTGATCGCGCTGGACGTCGATCCGTCGAGCATGGGCGACGGCACCGGTACGCCGTCGCCGGCGGCCACCGCACGCACGCCGCAGCGCCCACTGGTGGCGTCGATGGCACCTCCGGTGCAGCGCGGCGCGCCGGCCCTGCCGGCCACGCCGCAGTCGCTCTCGCTGGAGTTCCGCGGCGACAGCTGGGTGCAGGTGATCGGCCCGGATGGCCGCGAAATCGAGCAGGCGCTGTTGCGCGCCGGTGATTCCCGCAGTTACGAGCCCGGCCAGGTCGGCCGCGTGGTGCTCGGCAACGCGGGTGGCGTCGAGGTCCGCCGCAACGGCGAGATCCAGGATCTCGACGGATTCAAGCGGGCGAACGTGGCCCGCTTTGAGGTATCCTCCGACGGCTCGCTCACGCCGGTCACGGAGTGATCCGCACGCCCGCGGGGCGTATCCCACCGGCCCGCGTGCACATGCGGGCCCCATAGAAGAACAACAGGTCGCACGTCCCGCGTGCGGCGAGAGACAGCATGGCGATCGACGATCTTCCGGACGAACACGAACAGGGTGAACGCGTCCGTACCTGGCTGCGCGAAAACGGCTTCGGCATCCTCGCAGGCATCGTGGTGGCATTCGCGCTGGTGGGCGGCTGGCGCTGGTGGCAGGGCAACCAGCACGCCAAGCGCGTGGACGCCGGCATGACCTACCAGCGCATGGTCGCCGATCTGGCGGGTGGCGATCTCGCCGACGCCCAGCGCCAGGTCGCGGCATTGCAGGGCGGCAGTTACGGCGTGCTCGCCGCGCTGGACCTCGCACGTGCGCAGGTGGAGGCCGGGCAGCACGAGGCGGCCATCCAGACGCTGCAGGGCGCGGATGCGAACGACCCCGCACTCGAACCCATCCGCCGCCAGCGACTCGGCCTGTTGCTGATCGACGCCGGGCGCGCCGAAGAGGCTGTTGCCCTGCTGCGCGATGCAAGCGATGCCACCGGGCTGGAAACACTGGGCGATGCCCACGCCGCGCTCGACCAGGACGCCGAGGCCCGCACGGCGTATACGCGCGCCCTCGCGCAGACCGACGTCGCCTCTCCCGGCCGCGGCCTGATCGAAATCAAGCTCGCTGCCGCAGGCGGCGAACCGACCCCCGACGAGGCCTCTTGATGAAGTCTGCCAAGCGTTCTGCCGCGTTGCGTGGCGCGATCCTCCTTCTGGGCGCCGTTGCGCTGAGCGGCTGCGGCACCGTCCGCGGCTGGTTCAGCGACGACGACGACAAGCCCAACACCACCGATCCGGCGCCGCTGGTCGAGTTCACCGCCACTGCCACGCCCACCCGGATCTGGACCGCGAACGCGGGCAAGGGCGAGGGCCGCATCGGCGTGCGCCAGGCGCCCACAGTCGGCGATGGCCGCGTGTACGCCGCGGCCGTGCGCGGTGGCGTGCGCGCGATCGACCTGCAGAGCGGGTCGCAGGTGTGGCATTACCCGTCCGACATGCGGCTGTCCGGCGGCCCCGGACATGGCGAAGGCCTGGTCGTGGTGGGCGGGCTGGATGGCGAAGTCATCGCGCTGGACGCGGCCACCGGTGCCGAGCGCTGGCAGGCCCAGGTCGGCAACGAGGTGCTGGCCGCACCGGTGATCGGGCAGGGCACGGTGATCGTGCGCTCCAACGATGGCCGGGTGACCGCGTTCGACGCCGCCACCGGCGCGCGGCGCTGGTTCTGGGTGCGCGAGCTGCCGACGCTGACCGTGCGCGGCCACGGCTCCGCGCTGCTGGGCCCGGGTGTGGTGTTCGTCGGCAACGATGACGGCACCATGGTCGCACTGAGCATCGCCGACGGCCGGGTGCTGTGGGAGCAGCTGGTCGGCCCGCCCGACGGGCGCACGGAGCTCGAGCGCATGGCCGACATCGACGGCACGCCGGTGCTCGACGGCACCGCGGTCTTCGCCACCAGCTACAAGCGCACCACCATGGCCATCGACGGTCCGACCGGTCGCCCGCTGTGGGTGAGCGATCGCGGCGGCTCCGGCCGCGTCGGCCTGGCGCCGAACCTGCTGGCGGTGTCCGACCCGGCCGGTACGGTGTGGGGTCTCGACAAGCGCAGCGGATCGGCGATGTGGCAGCAGGACGGGCTCGCCCGTCGTGACCTCGGCTCCGCGGTGGTCCATGGCGACTACGTCGTGGTCGGCGATTACGACGGTTACCTGCACTGGCTGCAGCTCGACAGCGGGCAGTTCGCCGCCCGCGCCCGGGCCGGCCGTGATGCCCTGCGTGGCACACCGGTGGTGGCCGACGGGATCCTCGTGGTCCAGAACGTCGACGGCGACCTGAGCGCCTGGCGCATCGGGCAGTAACCCCGCCTCGCGCCCCTCCGGATCCTGCGCGCGAGCGTCAGGATCCCTAAGATGGTCATCGGCCGCATCGCTGCGGCCGATGCCGTTTCCATCTCCCGTCTTTTTCGCGGATTGCCCACATGCTGCCTCTCGTCGCCCTGGTCGGGCGCCCCAACGTCGGCAAGTCGACGCTGTTCAACGCGCTCACGCGGACCCGCGATGCGCTCGTGCACGACGAGCCGGGGGTCACCCGCGACCGCAACTACGGCATCTGCCGGCTGATGCCGGAGCGTCCGTTCGTGCTGGTCGACACCGGCGGTATCGGTGGCGAGGAGGAAGGCCTTGCCGGCGCCACCGCGCGGCAGTCACGTGCCGCGGCCGAGGAAGCCGACCTGGTGCTGTTCGTGGTCGATGGCCGCGAAGGCCCGTCGTCGCTCGACGACGAACTGATGCAGTGGCTGCGCCGGCATTCGCGGCCGACCCTGCTGGTGGTCAACAAGACCGACGGCATCGATGCGCGCCAGGCCATCGCCGAGTTCTCGCGCTACGGCTTCGAAGACGCCACCGCGGTGTCGTCCGCGCACCGGCTCGGCCTGGACGACCTGCTCGACGACGTGCTCGAGCGCTTGCCGGAGGAGGGTAGCGGCGAGGTCCTGGACCAGGATCCGGAGCGCGTGCGCATCGCCTTCATCGGCCGTCCGAACGTCGGCAAGTCGACCCTGGTCAACCGCCTGCTGGGCGAGGAGCGGATGATCGCTTCCGACGTGCCCGGCACCACCCGCGACTCGATCGCCGTGGACATGGAACGCGACGGCCGCCTGTACCGGCTGATCGATACCGCCGGCATCCGCCGCAAGGGCCGGGTCGAGGAGGCGGTCGAGAAGTTCTCGGTGATCAAGACGCTGCAGGCGATCGAGGAATGCCAGGTCGCGGTGGTGATGCTCGACGCCAACGAAGGTGTCACCGACCAGGACGCCACCGTGCTGGGTGCGGTGCTCGATGCCGGCCGTGCGCTGGTGGTCGCCGTCAACAAATGGGACGGCCTGACCAGCTACCAGCGCGAGCAGGTGGAAGCGCTGCTGTCGCGCAAGCTGACCTTCGCGCCCTGGGCCGAAAACGTGCGCATCAGCGCGGTACACGGCTCCGGGTTGCGTGAACTGTTCAAGGCGATCCACCGCGCGCACCTGTCGGCCACGCGCGAACTCGGCACCTCCGAGGTCACCAAGGCGCTGGAGGCGGCCTATACCGCGAACCCGCCCCCCACCGTGCGTGGCCACGTGCCGAAGCTGCGCTTCGCGCACCCCGGCGGCACCAATCCGCCGACCGTGGTGATCCACGGCAGCCGCCTGAAAACACTGCCGCAGAGCTACCACCGTTACCTGGAAAACTTCTTCCGCAAGCGCTTCAAGCTGGTGGGTACGCCGGTGCGGTTCGTGTTCAAGGAAGGCGACAACCCCTACAAGGACCGCAAGAACGAACTGAGCGATCGCCAGGTCGCCCAGCGCCGGCGCCTGATGCGCCACGTCAAGCGGAAGTGACCGCGGCACGATGATGTCCGCGCGCGACGAGTTCCCGACCCGCGTGGCGTACGGCGAGGCCTGCCGGCTGATCGACGCGGTCGCGGCGACGTATCGCCTGCCCGTCGGGCGGCTGCCGCTGGCGCGCGCGCATGGTCACGTCGTCGCCGAAGACGTGCATGCGGTGCTGCCGCAGCCGCCATTCGACAACGCGGCGATGGACGGCTTCGCCTACCGGCGTGCGGACATCGCTCTCGCGGCCGATACGGGCCTGCTGCTGGTCGGCGACCGGTTCGCCGGGCCGGTGTCGCAGCTGGCGGTGGCGCCGGGCGAGTGCGTGCGCATCACCACCGGCGCTCCGCTGCCGCCCGGCGCCGACAGCGTGGTGATGAAGGAGGACGTGTCGCTGGTGGACGGCCACGTGCGGATTCCACGCGGCGAAACCGCGGGTCGCTACGTCCGCCGCGCCGGGGAGGACTGCAGCGTCGGTGACCTGCTGGTGGCCCAGGGTGACGTGCTGACCGCCACGCGCCTGACCCTGTGCGCCGCCCAGGGCATGACCGGCGTCGCGGTGCGCCGGCGCCCGACGGTTGCCGTCTTCACCACCGGTGACGAACTGACCGAGCCGGGCATGCCGCTCGAGCCGGGGATGATCTACAACGCCAATCGCGTGCAGCTGATGGCGCTGCTGCGCGAAGCCGGTCTCGAGCCGACCGCGTGGCCGACGCTGCCGGACGATCCCGGCCAGACGTACTCGGCGCTGTTGCATGCAGGCCACGCCTTCGATCTGGTGCTGACCTGCGGCGGCGTATCCGCCGGCGAGAAGGACCACCTGCCGCGCCTGCTGCGCGAGCGGGCGCGCATCGTGTTCTGGAAAGCGCGCCTGAAACCCGGCATGCCGGTGCTGCTGGCGGAAGGCGGGTCGCTCGGCAACGCGCTCTTCCTGTGCCTGCCGGGCAATCCGGTTTCGGTGCTGGCCACCTGGCTCATGCTGGGGCGTCGGCTTACCGACGGCCTGCAGGGCCGGGTGGCGCGCCCGCTGCGCAGTGCGCGGCTGTCGCGCGACTGGGACAAGCAGCACGAGCGCCTGGAGTTCCTGCGCGGCCGCCTGCGCGATGACGGCGACGGCCTGCTCCATGTCGAGCCGAACCCGGCCGATGCCTCGCACCGGATGCGCGCGGCGGCGGATTCCGACGCGCTGATCGTGCTCGACGAGGGCGCCCGGCACTACCCGGCGGGCACGCCGGTCGGCGTCATCGCGTATTGAGCCGCGGCGGGTCCGCCCGGCAGGGGCCCGTGTCGCTTACCGGTGGTTGCGGCGGCGCGGGCGATAATCGGGCAATGAGCATCGAGGAAATCACTCCGCGCGAGGCGCTGCGCCGCCAGCGCGCCGGCGCGCGGCTTGTCGACGTGCGTGAACAGCACGAGCGCGAGCTGGGAATGGCGGATGGCGCCACCGGCATCGCCCTGGGCGAGCTGGCTGCGCGCATCGCCGGGGCAGCACCGGACGCCGGTGACGAACTGCTGCTGATCTGCCAGTCCGGTGCGCGCTCGCTGCAGGGTGCGCAACGGCTGCAGGCGCTGGGTTACCGCCGGATTGCGTCGGTCGCCGGGGGCACCAGCCGCTGGCAGGCCGAAGGGCTGCCGATGGCGGCGCCGGCCGCGCATGTCGACCCCGATTTCCACGAGCGCTATGCGCGCCACCTGCGCCTGCCCGAGGTGGGCGTGGAGGGGCAGCGACGGCTCGAACGCGCGCACGTGATGATGGTCGGCGCCGGCGGCCTGGGCTCGCCGGCGGCGTACTACCTGATCGCCGCCGGTGTGGGCCGGCTGCGTATCGTCGACGACGACGTGGTGGACCGCAGCAACCTGCAGCGGCAGATCCTGCATACCGACGCGCGCATCGGCCATGCCAAGGTCGCATCGGCCGCGGCCGCCCTGTCGGCGCTCAACCCGCGCGCACGCATCGAACCGGTGGCCGAGCGCGTCACCAGCACCAATGTCGAAGCGCTTCTCGAAGGTGTCGACGTGGTGATCGACGGTGCCGACAACTTCCCGGTGCGCTATCTGGTCAACGATGCCTGCGTGAAACTCGGCAAGCCGCTGGTCTACGGCGCGGTGCACCGCTTCGAAGGCCAGACCAGCGTGTTCGACACCGGCGGCCGCCGCGGCGAGGCACCGTGCTATCGCTGCCTGTTCCCGGAGCCGCCGCCGCCCGAAGCCGCGCCCAACTGTTCCGAGGCCGGCGTGCTGGGGGTGCTGCCCGGCGTGATCGGCCTGCTGCAGGCAACCGAGACGCT from Luteimonas sp. YGD11-2 includes the following:
- the moeB gene encoding molybdopterin-synthase adenylyltransferase MoeB gives rise to the protein MSIEEITPREALRRQRAGARLVDVREQHERELGMADGATGIALGELAARIAGAAPDAGDELLLICQSGARSLQGAQRLQALGYRRIASVAGGTSRWQAEGLPMAAPAAHVDPDFHERYARHLRLPEVGVEGQRRLERAHVMMVGAGGLGSPAAYYLIAAGVGRLRIVDDDVVDRSNLQRQILHTDARIGHAKVASAAAALSALNPRARIEPVAERVTSTNVEALLEGVDVVIDGADNFPVRYLVNDACVKLGKPLVYGAVHRFEGQTSVFDTGGRRGEAPCYRCLFPEPPPPEAAPNCSEAGVLGVLPGVIGLLQATETLKLLLGIGEPLRGRLLHFDALAMRFRETRLAADPDCPLCAPGRAFPGYIDYAAFCAGGS